The segment ATCGTGGCAGCCGATATGTGCGAGAAGTGCTGTGAACTCAGGCATGACGCCAGGCGCTTCGCTCCGCACGAGGCACTGGCCCCACTGGCCCCACTGGCCCTTGAGCACGACGAGATGCACCGGACTGACCAGGCAGTGACGATGTCCCGGTATGACTGCATGGCCTGCGCTACGCGGTGGGTTCGACGGGTCTTGCCATGGGAGCCGTTTGTCTCCTGGAGCGTCGTGCAGTCCGATGTTGCTTCGGCTGCGACGCCGCCGGGCCCTCTTCACGCGCTGACCGCAATGGCAGTGGGTAAGCATTCCGGCCTCGTGCCATCCAGCCTGTAGAGCACAACAACCCGGTCCAGCCCCCTTCCGTCACCACACCGCGAAGAAAACAAAAAAAACCGGCCAACGGGCCGGCATGAAAATACCTGCCGGCAAGGACACCCGACAGGCGTGGAGAAGGAACAGAACCAGCGGGACGGCGCGCCACGCGCGTCGACGCTCCGTGCACTGGCAGCCAGTTCGACACCAGCGTAGCGGCTCAACCCGACTTTGGCGCCACCCCTGAAGGGTAGTCGCCGACAACCCCGTATTGCACGGAGATGGCACACCGCTGCCGCGCAGCGTCCACCGAGAGCATCAGGGTCAATACGGATGGGTAGTGCGCGAATACGACACGCTGGCCATTTGGAGTGGTCTTCCTCGCCGCGCTTCTGCGCTCTACTTTGCCTGCGCTAGCTGCCACGACCTGCAACAGGCAGCACAGGCACGCGCCCGAGAAACAGCGCGACCGGACGGGCCGGAACCACACCTCGTGTACCTGCCGCCGGAATCCAAAAACGATACGGAGACCCTCAAGCATGAAAAGGAAGTTCCTGACCCTGGCGGCATTGGCGCCTGCTGCAGTCACTGCCCATGCGCAGACCAGCGTGACGCTTTACGGAGTGATTGACGGATCCGTCGAGTACGTCAACCGCGTGGCCGCTGGCGCGGCCACGCCCACGCAGGGCGGCAGCCGCTTCGGCATGCCGAGCGTTGGCGGCCTGTCCGCCTCGCGCTGGGGCCTGCGCGGCGTGGAAGACCTGGGTGCCGGCAACTCGGCGATGTTCGTGCTGGAAAGCGGCTTCCAGTGGGATTCCGGAGCCCTGCAAAGCGCCCCGCTGTTCAACCGCCAGTCCTACATCGGCTTGCAGAACAAGGAATACGGCAAGCTCAGCTTCGGGCGTCAGTACACTTCTTTCTTCGATGGCATGGCCAACTTCGCGCCGCTGCGCTTTGCCGCCACCTACGAACCGGGGATCTGGTGGATGGGCCTGAACTACCGCGAAGACAATATGGTCAAGTACACCGGCCAGTTCGGACCGCTGCAGGCCGTGGGCCACTTCTCGTTCGGTACCGGCACGGCAGTGCAGAACGCCAACATCGTGTTGGCCAACGGCGGCGTGGGTGAAACACCGGGTAATTTCACCGACAACACCGCCTACGGCGGTTCGCTGATGTACCTGGACAGCAGCGGCCTGGGATTCTCAGTTGCCGCGGACATCTGGCGCCCGGCCGCCGTAACGGGCCAACCGGGCAGGGTGAACAAGTATGGCGCCGCCGCGCTCTACAACACCGGGCCGTTCAAGTTCACGGCGGGGTACCGCTACAACAAGGGCGAGTTCTCCAATGGCGCCACCGTGCTGCGTGACGACTACTGGTGGGCCGGCATCAACTACCAGGCAACGCCCGCGCTGGGCCTGTCGTTGGCGTACTACTACGCGGACATCAAGAGCGCACGCACTGCGGCCACGTCGCCGGAGACCAACCCGGCAAATATGCAGCAGGTCAGCTTCATTGCCGACTACAACTTCAGCAAGCGTACGGACGTGTACCTGTCCGTTGGCTATGCCCACAACGGTGGGTTGAGCTTCGACAGCACCGCCACTGCCTTTGCGTTCAAGTACCCGACCATGACCGGTCAGCAAAATATGGTCGGCGTGACGGTGGGCGTACGCCAGGTCTTCTGACACAAGACGGCGGGCACCCGATACGCCGGACACTTTCGTCCGGCGTCCGGTACGCGGGATTTCCCGCTACCCGCTACCCGATTATGGGGGGTCGCAGAGCAGGCACGTGCGTACATCATCCTCTCAGGATGAGCAAGCCTGAAGGACAACGCATGGAACCAGAGACTCCGAACCAGCCGGAACGCACGCTGCGGCATACCCGCCAGATCCTTTGCCGCGGCTACCTGCGCGACGACGGCCTGTACGACATCGAGGCCGAACTGCATGACATCTCCCCAGTGCCGACCGAACTGCCTTTCATCGCGCTTCCGGCCGGTGGATCCATCCACCAGATGCGCCTGACCATGACGATCGACGCGGAACTGGTGATCCGGCACATGTCGGCCCGTACCGATACCGGCCCCACGCCCTACTGCGCCGAGATCAACGCGGCCTATGCGGTGCTGGAGGGACTGCGTGTCGGCAGCGGCTTCCGGCAGGAGGCAAAGGCGCGCCTGGGTGGCGCCAGGGGCTGCACACACCTAACCGAACTGCTGGGCCCGCTCGCCACCACCGCCATGCAGACGATCATGTCCATGCAGCGCGAGACCACGCCCTGGCACGCGCGGCTGGAAGGCGACGCCCCCATACTCCAACCCTGGGTACTGGGCACCTGCCACGCCTATCGCCTCGACGGCGAAGCCGCCAAGGTCATCTGGCCGATCGACCGCCGCGCGCGCAAGTAGGCCGGACCGCCTGACTACCCACTTCGCGGAGGGCTGCCATGCCCTGCCGCCGTGATCATGCCTGCGTGCGATGCCCGTGACGGGGCGCCATTGCCATCCAATCCGGCCCGTCCCGAGAGCCCAGTAGAGATAGCCGAGGCGGTGCGCCCAGCCGCGGGCTGCTACCAGCACGCTTGGCGCCGACGACGATGCGCAGGCGTTGGCATTGTTCTTGCGTGTCACCGCCGGATAGATACTCCCCATTTCTGCCGAAGCAAAAAAGAAGGGCCCGTTCCTTCACGGGCCCAAGAGTCTCTCCTCGGTGCCCTGCTCGCAAGGCACGGCTGAAGAATAGCCATTCGGCTGAGCCACAAGAAGTCGGATAACTCCGTAAGGGAAAGCCCCCGTCAACGCGGGTTGGGTCGAAGCGTTGCGTTACGGGGACGCCGCCATTGCGTAGCACACGTCTGCCGGCGTTTGCAGTTGTGTCACCGCCGCCCCCCGTGGAACAATCAGCGCCATCGGAAACATCCGATCGCACAACAAGAAGCAGCACCACGAAGCACGACAGAGCCGGACCGATCCGGCCAATTGGTGATCGGCGGATGGCCAGGGCGGCCAGCGCCGCCACGGTTATTTCTGACTAATTTTCGACGGGTGTCATCATGACCAATTCGGGCCTGCCACGCCGCGCCTCGTTCGGGGGCGTCGCGTCTGTCTTCCTTTCCCTTGCCGCATTGCTGACGCCGGCCGCCATCCCGGCGGCGCAGGCGGCATCCAGTCCGGTTATCCAGCGCATCCAGCAGACCGGCACGATCCGCATCGCGCACCGCGAAAGCTCCGTGCCGTTCTCGTTCATTGCCGACGGCAAGCCGGTCGGGTACGCCGTCGATCTGTGCCTGAAGGCGGCTGACGCCGTGCGCGCCCAACTGAAAATGCCGCAGTTGCGCGTGGAGTGGGTGCCCGTGACGCCGGCCACGCGCATCCCGGCCATCGTCGATGGCAAGGCCGATCTGGAATGCGGGTCGACCACCAACAATCGCGAGCGTCGCGAACAGGTCGCCTTCACGATCCCACACTACATCGCCGGCAGCCGCATGCTTGTCAAGTCGGATTCCGGCATCCGCCGCTGGAGCGACCTGCGCGGCAAGACCGTCGTCTCCACCACCGGCACCACGCCGCTGGCCATGATCCGCAAGATGGATGAGTCCGGCGCGATGGGCTGGAAGGTCCTGGAGGCCAAGGACCATGCCGAGGCGTTCGCGATGGTGGAATCGGGCCGCGCCGATGCGTTCGTGATGGACGACGTGCTGCTGTTCGGCCTGCGCGCAAACGCGAAGAACCCGGCTTCGCTGGCGGTGACCGGCGACCTGCTGACGATCGAACCCTACGCGATCATGCTGTCGAAGCAGGACGCCGAGTTCAAGAAGATCGTCGACAAGGCCCTGGTCAACGCGATCTATGACCAGGAAACCCAGAAGCTCTACCGCAAGTGGTTCCAGCAGCCGATCCCGCCCCATGGGATCACGCTGGATATTCCGATGAGCTACCTGCTGCGGGACTCGTTCAAGTTCCCGAGCGACAAGGTGGCGGATTGAGGCGCTGACGCCGACCACCGGTCTTGCTCCTCTCTCCCACTTGCGGGAGAGGGGAGAAAACAGAACACCACTCCGGTCATCCCGTGCGAAGATACCGCCCGTTGCCCTCGGGCCCGCACCGCACGACCCACCATGACCGCAGCCCCCCTCAAGCTGTCCGACCTGTCCGTTTCCACCACGGTGGCCGGGCTGATCGCCATGCTGACCGGCTACACCAGTTCGCTGGTGCTGATGATCCAGGCCGGACAAGCCGCGCACCTGACCGATGCCCAGATATCGTCCTGGATCTGGGCGCTATCGATCGGCATGGGTGTCACCACGCTCGGACTATCGCTGCTAATGCGGGTGCCGATCGTGATTGCATGGTCCACGCCCGGGGCGGCGCTGCTGATCGCATCCCTGCCCGGCGTGCCCTACCCGGAAGCGATTGGCGCGTTCCTGATGGCGGCCCTGCTAATGACGGCGGCCGGCCTGACCGGCTGGTTCGACAAGCTCATGAAGGCGCTACCGGCCAGCATCGCTTCGGCCTTGCTGGCCGGCATCCTGTTCCGCATCAGCGTCGACGTATTCGTCCAGGCCCAGCACCAAACGCTGCTATTACTGGTGATGTTCGCCGTCTACCTGTTTGGACGGCGCTGGTGGCCGCGTTATGCGGTGCCCGGTGTGCTGGTGATCGGCGTGGCGCTGGCCGGCGTACTCGGCCAATTGCACTTCGAGCAGTTTCACTTCGCCGTAACCATGCCGGTCTGGACCGCACCTGCGTTCTCGGTATCGGCATTCGTCAGCATTGCCGTGCCGCTGTTCATCGTGGCGCTGGCGTCCCAGAACATCCCTGGGCTGGCCGTGCTGCGTGCCGATGGCTACCACGTGCCGGCCAGTCCGCTGATTGCGGTCACGGGCGTGGCGTCGGCCATCCTGGCGCCGTTCGGATCGCACGGTATCAATCTGGCGGCCATCACGGCCGCGATCTGCACCGGCCCGCAGGCTGACGCCGATCCGCGCCGCCGCTACATGGCCGCCGTGGTCTGCGGTATCGGCTACCTGGTCATGGGCATCATGGCAGCCAGCATCGCCGCATTGTTCGCGGCCTTCCCAAAGGCGCTGGTGGTGGCCGTCGCCGCCTTTGCGCTGCTTGGCTCGATCGCCAATGGGCTGACGGTGGCCATGCAGACGCCGGTCGAACGGGAATCGGCCCTGCTGACGTTCATGATCACGGCGTCCGGCATGACGCTGGCAGGCGTCGGCTCGGCGTTCTGGGGCGTGGTGGGCGGCATGCTCGCGCTGCTGGTGCTCAAGCCGCGCGAGCCAAAGTCCGCTTGATGGTCGCCTGATCGTCGCCTGATGGTCGCCGGGCAACGGCCCAAGCTCAAAGACCCGATCTGCTAGAGCAGCAGGAAGGCGATGTCCCCCACGCCGATCTGCGTGAGCGACATGCCCTTGCGGCGCTGGAACAGCACATGCTCGAGCACCCGGTCACGGTGCTCGGCGAACACAGCGGGATCGAACCGCAACGCGGCGGTGGCGTAGTGCTCCGCCAGCAGTTTGTAGACGCGATGGCGCACCAGCAGCAGTTCGTTGTCGGTTTGCAGGCGCGACATCTCGACGCTGTGCTCATCCTCGAGCTGCCGCATGCTGACCACCACGCGCGCGTGCATCCCTCGATAGCGATCGATCTCGGCATGAGCGCGGCGCAGTTCGTCGCGCAGCGTCCGCACTTCCTGCATCAGTTTCAGATTTTGCTGCACGCCTCGCTGAATGCGGGACGCTTCTTCCAGCGCGTGGTCGGCTGCGGCAATCGTGTTCTGCCAGACGCCCTCTCCCGGATCGCGCCCGGGATCGGACTCCCCCTGCAAATGGCCGAGTCGCGTGGTCGGCCAGGCCGTTACCCCGTCAAGCTCGTTGTTCATGATGCTCCCCTTGATCCCATCTACAACCTCGCCAGCCGCCGGCGTATGTTTTGGTGCCGGCATGGTCAGGCCAGATTGGATACTGCCGCGACATTCTGGAGGCGCCTCTTGTGTATTCCCGGGCGCCCCGTGCGTTTTCAGCGCATACCATCATTCAATTCCCCTATCCCTTGCAGGGCAACCACCGCGTGGGAGGGTAATCGATCACCTGAAATTACGATGACGCCAGGATTCTCGGCAATTCGTCCCATGGTTTGCAGCCCCGTTTGGGGGTGATCGGGGGCGCGGATTGCATAATATCGAATCCGCGTGCCGCAACAGTCTCTTTTGATCAATTCATGAACGGATATCTGCTCCTCGCCCTGGCCATCGTTGCCGAAGTCATCGCCACCAGCAGTCTCAAGGCCGCCGAGAACTTCACGCGCCTGGTCCCCAGCGTCCTGGTGGTGACCGGATACGTAGCGGCGTTCTGGTTACTGATGCAGGTGATGAAAACAGTGCCAGTCGGTGTGGCCTATGCGATCTGGTGCGGCGCCGGAATCGTGCTGGTGACGCTCATCGCATCGGTGCTCTACCGTCAGGTCCCAGACCTGGCGGCCTGGCTCGGCATCGGGCTGATCATTGCCGGCGTGGCGGTGATCCAGCTTTTCTCGAAGATGTCGCATTGATTCCGGCAGCACCCTGCCCGGCTGCGCTCACCCCTTCGGTGGCAGCGTACGCAGCAGCCGGTTGACCTGTGCCAGCGTCTCGCATTCGTCAGCCTTGCGCTGCCGGCGCTGCTCGACGATTTCCAGCATGGCGCGGATCTGCCCATTCTTGGCCTCGCAGGCCTCGCGATTCGGCTCCGCGCACGGGACCTCCAGTTCACCCCGCAAGCTCTCCTGCACGATATTGATCAGCGCCGTGCAGCCCGATGTATCGGCCAGCGCCGGATCGGACGCCGGTGGCACCGCCAGAGCCGGCATCGCACCCATCAGGACAAGCAGCGGCAACCGGCAAAGATTCGCGCGGACGGATGACATGGGTAGGCGGAAGCTGGCCAAATGTGTCCTTGTTTGCGGCGTGAAGCCGACATCATAGCCGGTCGCTGAATCGGCCAATCGGAAATGTCCACAAGGTAAACGGATCGCGTCGAGAGACGCCACGTTTCGCCCGAACAGAGAAATTCAATTTATTACTATTCAAACACCAACAGCTACACCGGTAGAGTAATAACTTAACGAGACTGGCTTTGACGCATGACATCGAATGCACCGCGATTGCAGTCACCGTTCCCTTCAATCTCAATAGATGGACCGCGGCGCGGAATCTCAGTCCCGGTGCGTTTCCATCGGCGACAAGTTATTGCCCATGCTTGAACCTCTCATCAGACATTTTCGGCACACCGGATGGAACCCGACGCGGCCCGGGCTTATCCGCATCACCCTCCTCGGTGGTTACATCTTCTTGACCCCAATCCAGCCAGTGTCCGCAGGTTCGATCATCTATCCAAGCACCGCAGGGACCCCGTTCAGCCTGTCATTTGGGACGTCGTTGACGTCTTCGCGAGACCAAGGAGTTGGACGGCAACTGGCAACCGCGTGGCAAAACCCCGGCCTTAGACTTTCCGATGTTAGGTGCCCAGTAACGAAAACAACGAGTGTCAGTGGGATTCCAGTGCCAGGAATGCCCAATGCGTACCAGACCAATCTGGCGGGCATAGGTATGCGTTTTGCAATGACCGACGGCTGGACGGGGGGTTTGGCTGCAGCACCATCGAGGACGACGTTTTCTCCACCGAGTCCAAACGCCGCCGCCGTGGACTACTTCTCGGCTGAACTCATCGTGACTGGTCCCATCAAGTCCGGCGCATTGACCAGCCTGCCCTCCATGACCGTCCAGTTCTCGGGCAGTTGCTTCGATACAGTCACCCGAACCATCACGATCACACCCGGTACGCGAGTCATGGCCAACAGTTGCACCGTCACGACACCGCACGTCGAGGTGCCGCTGCCCCCGGTCAGGCTTGCGAGCCTGCTGCCGGTCGGCAGAGTAAGCACCGAACGCGCCGACTTCAACATCAGCTTGTCGTGTCCAACCGGTATCGGCATCCATATCACGTTGACGGACGCAATCCGGCCCGTCAACAGGACAAACGATCTCACGCCGGCGCTTGATTCCACGGCGCGCGGCATTGCGCTTCGACTGTCGAGAGGCGGCACGCCAATCACCTTTGGCGCCGATTCCGCTGCACGAGGAAACCCCGGGCAATGGTACGTGGGGCCGTCTGCCGCCACCACCCTTGTGCCCTTGACCGCGCGCTACGTTGCAACCGGAACCGTCAGACCCGGCGCTGTCAGAGCGCTGGCAACGTTCACGCTCAGTTATCAATGACCGGCGGGCGCGGACACTGGCCAAATTGAAAACAGACCATCGTGAAATGGCCTGCCAAAAGGTGGATAGGTAGATCAGCGACGGGCCAATCAGTCGTCTCCCCAACGCCAGCGTGGCGGCTCCCCCTTGATCCAGCAAACGACAAACAGCGCCAGGCTCAGGATCACCACGAGGAAGACAAAGACAACGGGACGGTGGTCAACGCGGAAGAAGAAGACAGCCAGCGCTAGCAACGCGAAGTACGCGCCGTAGGCTATCCAACCTTGCCAGCAAGTCGGGAGCCCCCACCCCCAGCCATAGCGCTTGGCGTGAAACCAGTATTCAGGGTCGGTCTGCATGGTCAGGCTCCGTATACCGCATGGACGTCAGCGCAATGTACCCGCGCATGACTTGATCCTCAACGATACGCCTGCCCCGTGGACCTAACGGGGTGCCGTCGCAGGAACGACTGTGGTCCCGGGCGGCGGGATGAACGGTATGAATTTGCAGGGCTCGCGCTGTCCCAACGAGCAGTTGGACCCGATCGCGCAGCCGGTGAGTAGTAGGGCAAAGAATGTACTGGCCAGTGCTTTCATCAGTATTCTTCCGAAGAATCTTTGAAGCGTAGCAGCGCATCCGGCCAGTTCTTCGCTACAACTGCGAAGCATATGATCTGCCACAACTTTTCATGTTCGGATCGTTCCGGATGCTAGCGCAGACAATCAATGTGCCAAGGCTAAGTGGTCATGACTGGAAAGCTGACAAGTAGAGAACTGCTGCAAATGGAATGATGATCCCACCGGGGAGTCATAGACACAGCATCAGTCAGCATGGGATGGGCAATGGAACGTGGACAGCCGGTAACGCCTCACTTCCGACGATAGCCTGCGCACCACCAGCCGCCAAAGCGCGGACAAAATCATTGGCCGAGTGTTATCCAACTTTGCGGCGGCTGCCGTGATCATCAACCTAGCCTCGTGTTGTCTGCATTGGAAGTGTTGGAGGATCGGCCTGCCTGCCGAGCGGCGAAACGATTGCAGTCATGGAGTTGCAGCGAGCGCTGCAAGACGGCGCAGTGTCGGCCATGATGCCGACGCGCGGCGCCGGCACAGACCAATATCTCCGCGAGATAAATGTGAGATATGCATCTCATTGCTTTCACAGAGACCGCGTGAATTGAGGAGAGCACATCCTGCTACAATCGCGCGCGGGTACGCAACTCCGCTAATTTGGCAGACAGGAGAAACAAGAATGGAACAAGCAACGCAAGTTGTCGAACGACCAGCCGACGGCTTCGAGAACATCAAGACTATCGATGTAGCCCGGTTGCTGCGTGAGGAACACTTGCTTACGAACGAGTTCGCCCAGCAACGCCCGTTCCGCTATATCGTTATCGACAATTTTCTGCACGCAGACCAAGCCGAACGCATCTACAAGTCCTACCCGGCGATTGACGAAGCTTGGCAGAATGGCAATGACGTACATACCAAGGGTAAGTGGGGCACCCCCGACGTAGAGGGAACCGTGGCAGGCGAGTTCTATCGCGAGGTCAATTCTCCCGAATTCCGTACCCTCCTCGGCCGCATCACAGGTATTCCGCAGCTTTTGCAGGACCCTGACCTGCAGGGTGCCGGCCTCCATCAGATCCGCGATGGCGGGTTCCTGAGTGTTCACATCGACTTTAACCGGCTTAGGGGCTCAAACCTCGATCGACGCCTAAACCTGTTGGTTTACATGAACCCGGGCTGGAAGGAAGAGTGGGGTGGCTGCC is part of the Cupriavidus metallidurans CH34 genome and harbors:
- a CDS encoding 2OG-Fe(II) oxygenase → MEQATQVVERPADGFENIKTIDVARLLREEHLLTNEFAQQRPFRYIVIDNFLHADQAERIYKSYPAIDEAWQNGNDVHTKGKWGTPDVEGTVAGEFYREVNSPEFRTLLGRITGIPQLLQDPDLQGAGLHQIRDGGFLSVHIDFNRLRGSNLDRRLNLLVYMNPGWKEEWGGCLELWDMEKKQMVSSVLPLLNRCVIFETNEISYHGHPVPVSSGGVTRKSLSVYYYTDGRDDVVADNHSTIYVNTQGAEGSAKLLKNGIAHSARKLIKKLGGDGNF
- a CDS encoding DUF2889 domain-containing protein, translated to MEPETPNQPERTLRHTRQILCRGYLRDDGLYDIEAELHDISPVPTELPFIALPAGGSIHQMRLTMTIDAELVIRHMSARTDTGPTPYCAEINAAYAVLEGLRVGSGFRQEAKARLGGARGCTHLTELLGPLATTAMQTIMSMQRETTPWHARLEGDAPILQPWVLGTCHAYRLDGEAAKVIWPIDRRARK
- a CDS encoding amino acid ABC transporter substrate-binding protein, producing the protein MTNSGLPRRASFGGVASVFLSLAALLTPAAIPAAQAASSPVIQRIQQTGTIRIAHRESSVPFSFIADGKPVGYAVDLCLKAADAVRAQLKMPQLRVEWVPVTPATRIPAIVDGKADLECGSTTNNRERREQVAFTIPHYIAGSRMLVKSDSGIRRWSDLRGKTVVSTTGTTPLAMIRKMDESGAMGWKVLEAKDHAEAFAMVESGRADAFVMDDVLLFGLRANAKNPASLAVTGDLLTIEPYAIMLSKQDAEFKKIVDKALVNAIYDQETQKLYRKWFQQPIPPHGITLDIPMSYLLRDSFKFPSDKVAD
- a CDS encoding porin, which translates into the protein MKRKFLTLAALAPAAVTAHAQTSVTLYGVIDGSVEYVNRVAAGAATPTQGGSRFGMPSVGGLSASRWGLRGVEDLGAGNSAMFVLESGFQWDSGALQSAPLFNRQSYIGLQNKEYGKLSFGRQYTSFFDGMANFAPLRFAATYEPGIWWMGLNYREDNMVKYTGQFGPLQAVGHFSFGTGTAVQNANIVLANGGVGETPGNFTDNTAYGGSLMYLDSSGLGFSVAADIWRPAAVTGQPGRVNKYGAAALYNTGPFKFTAGYRYNKGEFSNGATVLRDDYWWAGINYQATPALGLSLAYYYADIKSARTAATSPETNPANMQQVSFIADYNFSKRTDVYLSVGYAHNGGLSFDSTATAFAFKYPTMTGQQNMVGVTVGVRQVF
- a CDS encoding fimbrial protein; this translates as MPNAYQTNLAGIGMRFAMTDGWTGGLAAAPSRTTFSPPSPNAAAVDYFSAELIVTGPIKSGALTSLPSMTVQFSGSCFDTVTRTITITPGTRVMANSCTVTTPHVEVPLPPVRLASLLPVGRVSTERADFNISLSCPTGIGIHITLTDAIRPVNRTNDLTPALDSTARGIALRLSRGGTPITFGADSAARGNPGQWYVGPSAATTLVPLTARYVATGTVRPGAVRALATFTLSYQ
- a CDS encoding benzoate/H(+) symporter BenE family transporter, encoding MTAAPLKLSDLSVSTTVAGLIAMLTGYTSSLVLMIQAGQAAHLTDAQISSWIWALSIGMGVTTLGLSLLMRVPIVIAWSTPGAALLIASLPGVPYPEAIGAFLMAALLMTAAGLTGWFDKLMKALPASIASALLAGILFRISVDVFVQAQHQTLLLLVMFAVYLFGRRWWPRYAVPGVLVIGVALAGVLGQLHFEQFHFAVTMPVWTAPAFSVSAFVSIAVPLFIVALASQNIPGLAVLRADGYHVPASPLIAVTGVASAILAPFGSHGINLAAITAAICTGPQADADPRRRYMAAVVCGIGYLVMGIMAASIAALFAAFPKALVVAVAAFALLGSIANGLTVAMQTPVERESALLTFMITASGMTLAGVGSAFWGVVGGMLALLVLKPREPKSA
- a CDS encoding DMT family transporter; translated protein: MNGYLLLALAIVAEVIATSSLKAAENFTRLVPSVLVVTGYVAAFWLLMQVMKTVPVGVAYAIWCGAGIVLVTLIASVLYRQVPDLAAWLGIGLIIAGVAVIQLFSKMSH